One part of the Mangrovibacillus cuniculi genome encodes these proteins:
- a CDS encoding chemotaxis protein CheW, whose amino-acid sequence MTEILLTDQDVKVIVFQLNEKEYAIPVNEVKSIEKLQHITRVPKAANYVKGVINLRGVVTPIIDLRKRFGLEDDSYTDNTRVIIVSAEELEVGLIVDAANDVLDIPANAIEPQPDVVGSVESEYINGVAKLERRLLIMLNLSKVLKPTKE is encoded by the coding sequence TTGACGGAAATACTTTTAACGGATCAAGATGTGAAGGTAATTGTTTTTCAATTAAATGAAAAGGAATATGCCATCCCAGTGAATGAAGTTAAATCGATTGAAAAGTTACAACACATCACACGTGTCCCAAAAGCTGCTAATTACGTAAAAGGCGTAATTAATCTAAGAGGGGTTGTAACACCTATTATAGATCTTCGTAAAAGATTTGGGTTGGAGGATGACTCCTACACAGATAATACAAGAGTAATTATCGTGTCTGCTGAGGAGCTTGAAGTTGGGCTTATCGTGGATGCAGCTAATGATGTACTAGACATTCCTGCAAATGCAATAGAGCCGCAACCTGATGTGGTTGGTTCTGTAGAATCTGAGTATATCAATGGTGTCGCTAAACTAGAAAGAAGATTACTCATTATGCTTAATCTATCAAAAGTTTTAAAACCTACAAAAGAGTAA
- a CDS encoding chemotaxis protein CheC, translated as MDNLSRITSFQLEVLKEIGNIGAGHSATALSTLLGRKIDMKVPSVQVVSFDEMMEMAGGPDNIVVSVFLRIEGDAPGSMFFVLSLEQASRYIQQMTGEEDFSFSSPPYSEIGLSAMQELGNILSGSYLSSLSDFTNLSLFPSVPGLSIDMVGAIISYGLIELSQSSDMAIVINTTLTDDDNKNDNSLNGHFFLLPDPDSFAIMFSALGVDKHE; from the coding sequence ATGGACAATCTAAGTCGAATCACCTCTTTTCAACTGGAGGTTCTAAAAGAGATAGGTAATATAGGGGCAGGACATTCAGCAACTGCCCTTTCTACCCTACTTGGTAGAAAAATTGATATGAAAGTACCATCCGTTCAAGTAGTCTCGTTTGATGAAATGATGGAGATGGCTGGGGGACCTGATAATATAGTGGTTAGTGTGTTTCTGCGTATTGAAGGAGATGCACCAGGTAGTATGTTTTTTGTTCTTTCATTAGAACAAGCTAGCAGATATATTCAACAGATGACGGGAGAAGAAGACTTTTCGTTTTCTTCACCACCTTATTCTGAAATTGGGCTATCGGCAATGCAAGAACTTGGAAACATATTATCAGGATCTTATCTGTCTTCTCTTTCTGATTTTACAAACCTCTCTCTTTTCCCTAGTGTACCTGGCTTAAGTATAGATATGGTTGGGGCAATAATTAGTTATGGTTTAATAGAATTATCACAAAGTAGTGACATGGCAATAGTCATCAATACCACTTTGACAGATGATGATAATAAAAACGATAACTCACTAAATGGTCACTTCTTTTTGCTACCGGATCCAGATTCATTCGCTATCATGTTTTCTGCGCTAGGGGTGGACAAACATGAATGA
- a CDS encoding chemotaxis protein CheD, whose translation MNDVTEVVKVGIAAKDFAKPPQTIRTSGLGSCVGIILYDDRQKVAGLAHVMLPDSSLANGSVFNEAKFADTAIYDLLLGLEKLGASRSNIKAKMAGGAQMFQFTTKSDLMRIGPRNVEILKLHLERTKIPLVAEDTGGNSGRTIDFDPASTILTIRTVNKGTSEL comes from the coding sequence ATGAATGATGTAACAGAGGTAGTAAAAGTAGGGATTGCTGCTAAGGATTTCGCTAAGCCACCACAAACAATCAGAACTTCTGGATTAGGCTCTTGTGTGGGAATTATTTTATATGATGATCGTCAAAAAGTTGCTGGGTTAGCGCACGTAATGTTGCCTGATTCTAGTTTAGCGAATGGGTCAGTATTTAATGAAGCGAAGTTTGCTGACACGGCTATTTATGATCTACTACTGGGGTTAGAGAAGCTCGGTGCAAGTAGAAGTAATATAAAAGCGAAAATGGCTGGTGGAGCACAAATGTTTCAATTTACTACTAAGAGTGATTTGATGAGAATTGGTCCTAGGAACGTAGAAATTTTAAAGCTACATTTAGAACGAACAAAAATTCCTTTAGTAGCAGAAGATACGGGTGGAAATAGTGGTCGTACCATTGATTTTGACCCTGCCTCCACCATATTAACTATTCGAACGGTAAATAAAGGGACGAGTGAGCTCTGA
- a CDS encoding FliA/WhiG family RNA polymerase sigma factor: MTQPTMHDEQAQWEVWTQTKDPEIGDILVKRYMPLVQYHVQRIGVGLPKNVSREDIRSLGLMGLYDALQKFDAKRDLKFDTYASFRIRGAILDGLRKEDWLPRSTRDKAKKMELVVEKLEQKLMRSATAAEIASEMNTTEEDVYRTMTEYFHANILSMDEQVNDTEDRDGSSFVLKDEKILTPEESILHNERLAELTDSITLLSEKEQLVLSLFYKEEMTLTEIGEILQLSTSRISQIHSKAIFKLKKQLL; this comes from the coding sequence ATGACGCAGCCTACAATGCATGATGAACAGGCACAATGGGAAGTATGGACGCAAACAAAAGACCCTGAAATTGGTGATATATTAGTTAAGAGATATATGCCACTAGTCCAATATCATGTTCAACGAATAGGTGTTGGACTTCCGAAAAACGTTTCACGCGAAGATATCCGTAGTTTAGGACTAATGGGACTTTATGATGCACTTCAAAAGTTTGATGCAAAAAGAGATTTAAAGTTTGATACCTATGCTTCCTTTCGAATTAGAGGTGCAATACTAGACGGGTTAAGGAAAGAAGATTGGTTACCAAGAAGTACAAGAGATAAAGCAAAAAAGATGGAGTTAGTAGTAGAAAAGTTAGAACAAAAGCTAATGAGATCTGCAACAGCGGCAGAAATTGCTTCGGAAATGAATACGACGGAAGAAGATGTCTATCGTACGATGACAGAGTATTTTCATGCCAATATCTTATCCATGGATGAACAAGTAAATGATACAGAAGATCGTGATGGTAGTAGTTTTGTCTTAAAAGATGAAAAAATTCTAACTCCAGAAGAAAGTATCTTGCATAATGAAAGGCTTGCAGAGTTAACAGACTCAATTACCCTCCTTTCAGAAAAAGAACAATTAGTATTGAGTTTATTCTACAAAGAAGAAATGACACTAACTGAAATTGGGGAGATACTTCAACTATCTACTTCAAGAATTTCACAAATTCATTCAAAAGCTATTTTTAAGTTGAAAAAGCAGTTATTGTAA
- the rpsB gene encoding 30S ribosomal protein S2 produces the protein MSVISMKQLLEAGVHFGHQTRRWNPKMKKYIFTERNGIYIIDLQKTVKKVEEAYNFVRELSANNGTILFVGTKKQAQESVKEEAERSGMYYINQRWLGGTLTNFGTIQKRIARLKEIERMEEDGTFAVLPKKEVVQLKKEHERLVKFLGGIKDMKSIPDALFIIDPRKERIAVAEARKLNIPIVGIVDTNCDPDEIDYVIPANDDAIRAVKLLTGKIADAILESKQGEETAEVETAEVTAAE, from the coding sequence ATGTCAGTAATTTCTATGAAACAATTGCTAGAAGCTGGTGTACATTTCGGACACCAAACACGTCGTTGGAACCCAAAAATGAAGAAGTATATCTTCACAGAGCGTAACGGAATCTACATCATTGATCTTCAAAAGACAGTGAAAAAAGTAGAAGAAGCTTATAACTTCGTTCGTGAACTTTCTGCTAACAACGGAACAATTCTTTTCGTTGGTACAAAGAAACAAGCTCAAGAATCAGTTAAAGAAGAAGCTGAGCGTTCTGGAATGTACTACATCAACCAACGTTGGTTAGGTGGAACGTTAACAAACTTTGGTACAATTCAAAAACGTATTGCTCGTCTTAAAGAAATCGAGCGTATGGAAGAAGATGGAACTTTCGCAGTTCTACCAAAGAAAGAAGTTGTACAACTTAAAAAAGAACATGAGCGTCTTGTTAAATTCCTAGGCGGAATTAAAGACATGAAATCTATTCCTGATGCATTATTCATCATCGATCCTCGTAAAGAGCGTATCGCTGTTGCAGAAGCACGCAAATTAAACATCCCTATCGTTGGTATTGTTGATACAAACTGTGATCCAGATGAAATCGACTACGTTATCCCAGCGAATGACGATGCTATCCGTGCAGTAAAACTTCTTACAGGTAAAATTGCAGATGCAATCCTAGAATCGAAGCAAGGCGAAGAAACAGCTGAAGTTGAAACAGCTGAAGTTACTGCTGCTGAGTAA
- the tsf gene encoding translation elongation factor Ts, which produces MAVTAQLVKELREKTGAGMMDCKKALTETGGDIDKAIDFLREKGIAKAAKKADRIAAEGTTFTLSSGNEAVILEVNSETDFVAKNENFQKLVKELAEHLLSQKPESSEAALTSTMPNGNTVEATINSAIATIGEKLSLRRFTILTKTDNDAFGEYLHMGGRIGVLTVLEGTTDASVAKDIALHAAALNPKYVSRDEVSAEETEREREVLTQQALNEGKPENIVAKMVEGRLSKFFEDICIVDQAFVKNPDQKVRQYVESKGATIKTFVRYEVGEGIEKRQDNFAEEVMSQVKK; this is translated from the coding sequence ATGGCGGTTACAGCTCAATTGGTTAAAGAACTACGTGAAAAAACTGGTGCAGGTATGATGGACTGCAAAAAAGCATTAACAGAAACAGGTGGAGACATCGATAAAGCGATCGATTTCTTACGTGAAAAAGGTATTGCGAAAGCTGCTAAGAAAGCAGATCGTATTGCTGCAGAAGGTACAACTTTCACACTAAGCAGTGGTAACGAAGCAGTTATCCTTGAAGTAAACTCTGAGACAGATTTCGTTGCAAAAAACGAAAACTTCCAAAAGTTAGTTAAGGAACTTGCTGAGCATTTACTATCTCAAAAACCAGAATCTTCTGAAGCTGCTTTAACTTCAACTATGCCTAACGGTAATACTGTTGAAGCTACAATCAACTCTGCTATCGCTACAATCGGAGAAAAACTTTCTCTACGTCGTTTCACAATTCTTACAAAAACAGATAACGATGCTTTTGGTGAATACCTGCACATGGGTGGACGTATCGGAGTACTAACAGTTCTTGAAGGTACAACTGATGCTTCTGTTGCAAAAGATATCGCTCTTCATGCAGCAGCTTTAAACCCTAAGTATGTATCTCGCGACGAAGTTTCTGCAGAAGAAACAGAGCGTGAGCGTGAAGTATTAACACAACAAGCTCTAAACGAAGGTAAACCTGAAAACATCGTAGCAAAAATGGTTGAAGGCCGTCTAAGCAAATTCTTCGAAGATATTTGTATCGTAGACCAAGCATTCGTTAAAAACCCAGATCAAAAAGTACGTCAGTACGTTGAATCTAAAGGTGCTACAATTAAAACTTTCGTTCGTTATGAAGTAGGAGAAGGTATCGAGAAGCGTCAAGATAACTTTGCTGAAGAAGTAATGAGCCAAGTGAAAAAATAA
- the pyrH gene encoding UMP kinase, protein MTNPKYKRVVLKLSGEALAGDQGYGINPSVVKSVSDQIKELHELGVEVAVVVGGGNIWRGKVGSEMGMDRASADYMGMLATVMNSLALQDSLENIGVSTRVQTSIDMRQVAEPYIRRRAIRHLEKKRVVIFAAGTGNPYFSTDTTAALRAAEIDAEVILMAKNNVDGVYTADPKIDKNATKYEELSYLDVLKDGLAVMDSTASSLCMDNDIPLVVFSIMENGNIKRAVMGENIGTIVRGK, encoded by the coding sequence ATGACGAATCCAAAATACAAACGCGTCGTGCTAAAGCTTAGTGGTGAAGCATTAGCTGGAGATCAAGGATACGGAATTAATCCTTCTGTAGTGAAATCTGTATCAGATCAAATCAAAGAATTGCATGAACTAGGTGTCGAAGTCGCAGTAGTTGTTGGTGGCGGAAACATTTGGCGAGGTAAAGTCGGTAGTGAGATGGGTATGGACCGTGCATCAGCGGATTACATGGGAATGCTTGCTACAGTAATGAATTCACTGGCACTTCAAGATTCATTGGAGAATATCGGTGTATCAACTCGAGTGCAAACTTCCATTGATATGCGTCAAGTAGCAGAACCATACATTCGTCGTCGTGCAATCCGACACCTGGAAAAGAAGCGCGTTGTAATTTTCGCTGCTGGAACAGGTAACCCGTATTTCTCAACTGATACAACTGCAGCATTACGTGCAGCGGAAATTGATGCTGAAGTGATCTTAATGGCTAAAAATAATGTGGATGGAGTATACACTGCTGATCCAAAGATTGATAAGAACGCAACTAAGTATGAAGAGCTTTCCTACTTAGATGTACTTAAAGATGGATTAGCTGTTATGGATTCCACTGCATCATCTTTATGTATGGACAATGATATCCCATTAGTCGTATTCTCCATTATGGAGAACGGAAATATCAAACGCGCAGTTATGGGCGAAAATATCGGTACAATTGTTAGGGGGAAATAA
- the frr gene encoding ribosome recycling factor translates to MAKQVMSSTKERMEKAIQSFSRELASIRAGRANASLLDRIEVEYYGAMTPINQMAGISVPEARLLSIQPYDKSILGDIEKAILKSDLGLTPSNDGSIIRLTIPPLTEERRKELVKLVKKEAEEAKVAVRNIRRDANDDLKKLEKNGELTEDDQRGYSEDVQKLTDDFIAKIDKLAKEKEEEVLSV, encoded by the coding sequence ATGGCAAAGCAAGTAATGTCAAGCACAAAAGAGCGTATGGAGAAAGCTATTCAGTCGTTCTCTCGTGAATTAGCTTCTATTCGTGCAGGTCGTGCTAATGCTTCTTTACTAGATCGCATTGAAGTAGAATACTATGGTGCTATGACACCTATCAACCAAATGGCTGGAATCTCTGTTCCAGAAGCAAGATTACTTAGCATTCAGCCTTATGACAAGTCCATTTTAGGTGATATTGAAAAGGCTATTTTAAAGTCTGATCTTGGGTTAACACCTTCAAATGATGGCTCAATCATTCGACTAACTATTCCTCCATTAACGGAAGAGCGTCGTAAAGAATTAGTGAAACTTGTGAAAAAAGAGGCAGAAGAAGCGAAAGTAGCAGTACGTAACATCCGTCGTGATGCGAATGATGATCTGAAGAAGCTAGAAAAGAACGGTGAACTTACGGAAGATGATCAACGCGGTTACTCTGAAGATGTTCAAAAGCTAACAGATGATTTCATTGCAAAAATTGATAAATTAGCTAAAGAGAAAGAAGAAGAAGTTCTTTCTGTATAA
- a CDS encoding isoprenyl transferase: protein MLKKIKDWATKTNNSQKGVQSLKEQIVQLKQGEIPEHIAIIMDGNGRWAKKRALPRIAGHHEGMKVVRETTRLANNLGVKALTLYAFSTENWKRPKLEVDYLMKLPEEFLGTFLPELIEENVRVTMMGDSSALPNHTKRAVENAISKTSHNTGLVLNFALNYGSRAEMLSGMKDLIEDIKLGKISTNDITEEKYAEYLYTSHLPDPDLLIRTSGEIRLSNFMLWQLAYTEFWFTDVLWPDFSNAHLLEAIEVFQARSRRYGGIPSEESKS from the coding sequence ATGCTAAAGAAAATAAAAGATTGGGCGACTAAAACGAATAATTCACAAAAAGGAGTTCAATCATTAAAAGAACAAATAGTTCAATTGAAACAAGGGGAAATCCCTGAACATATTGCAATAATTATGGATGGAAACGGGAGATGGGCAAAGAAACGAGCACTTCCAAGAATTGCTGGTCACCATGAAGGGATGAAGGTAGTTAGAGAAACCACCCGCTTAGCTAATAATTTAGGTGTAAAAGCACTAACTCTTTATGCATTTTCTACTGAGAATTGGAAGAGACCTAAACTAGAAGTAGATTATTTAATGAAATTACCGGAAGAGTTTTTAGGAACATTTCTACCGGAACTGATTGAAGAAAATGTTCGCGTGACAATGATGGGTGACTCTAGCGCATTACCAAATCATACCAAGCGAGCGGTAGAGAATGCAATAAGTAAAACGTCTCATAATACCGGATTGGTTTTAAATTTTGCTCTTAATTATGGAAGTAGAGCAGAGATGTTATCAGGAATGAAAGATTTAATAGAAGACATAAAGCTAGGGAAAATAAGTACAAATGATATAACGGAAGAAAAGTATGCAGAATACTTATACACATCTCACTTACCTGACCCTGATTTGTTAATTCGTACAAGTGGCGAAATCAGGTTAAGTAACTTTATGTTATGGCAATTAGCCTATACAGAATTTTGGTTTACAGACGTGTTGTGGCCAGATTTTTCAAATGCTCATTTACTTGAAGCGATTGAAGTGTTTCAAGCACGTTCAAGGAGATATGGTGGTATTCCAAGCGAGGAGTCAAAATCATGA
- a CDS encoding phosphatidate cytidylyltransferase has protein sequence MKQRIITAVIAAAIFLPIVVYGKAPFTAVIYLLATVGLYELLRMKRIPLLSIPGIISLVLLWIFLLPSQYSEYMGQLYVMKIELALFGVLLFLTYTVVTKNRFTFDDVAFATLGTLYVGIGFYYFIETRAADSGLEYLFFALFVVWATDSGAYFVGRAIGKRKLWPDISPNKTIEGFVGGIVCALIVGFLFIQFSTIDAGIVQFIIVTIILSVFGQIGDLVESALKRHYDVKDSGNILPGHGGVLDRFDSLLFVLPLLHILQFI, from the coding sequence ATGAAGCAAAGAATTATTACTGCTGTAATTGCTGCAGCGATCTTTTTACCAATCGTAGTGTATGGAAAAGCTCCATTTACCGCAGTGATCTATTTATTAGCAACAGTTGGATTATATGAATTGTTAAGAATGAAACGAATACCCTTACTTTCCATACCAGGGATAATTTCATTAGTATTATTATGGATTTTTTTACTCCCTTCACAATATAGTGAGTATATGGGACAACTATATGTCATGAAAATTGAACTAGCGCTTTTCGGTGTCTTGTTATTTCTAACATATACAGTAGTTACAAAGAATCGATTTACATTTGATGATGTAGCATTTGCAACTTTAGGAACGTTATATGTCGGAATTGGCTTCTACTATTTCATTGAAACTAGAGCTGCTGATTCAGGATTAGAGTATCTGTTTTTCGCGTTATTTGTTGTATGGGCTACAGATTCAGGAGCTTATTTTGTTGGACGAGCGATTGGGAAACGAAAACTTTGGCCAGATATTAGCCCAAACAAAACTATTGAAGGTTTTGTAGGTGGAATTGTTTGTGCATTAATCGTAGGGTTCTTATTTATTCAATTCTCTACTATTGATGCAGGTATCGTACAGTTTATTATTGTGACTATTATTTTATCTGTCTTTGGTCAAATTGGTGATTTGGTAGAATCTGCACTAAAACGACATTATGATGTCAAGGATTCGGGAAACATCTTACCTGGACATGGTGGGGTTCTAGACCGCTTTGATAGTTTATTGTTTGTCCTACCATTGTTGCATATCTTACAATTCATTTAA
- the dxr gene encoding 1-deoxy-D-xylulose-5-phosphate reductoisomerase, translating to MRRISLLGASGSIGTQTIDVINTHQEEFALVGLSVGRNIGYLREVLANHQPKIVSVQNKEDAQTLAMEYPKTHFTYGSEGLIEVATEETADVLVNAVIGSVGLEPTLQAIEAGKVIALANKETLVTAGHLVMNAAREKGVPVLPIDSEHSAIYQCLNGENPKDVERLVITASGGSFRDLNRSQLANVTVEDALNHPNWSMGSKITIDSATMMNKGLEVIEAHWLFDLPYQKIDCLLHKESIIHSMVEFHDGSVMAQLGTPDMRVPIQYALTYPKRLSLPQTKRLRLEEYQTLHFKQMDFERYHALQLAYEAGKIGGTMTTVLNAANEVAVAQFLNKQISFLQIEEVIEKAMNRHNVINEPTLEQIQEVDVETRRYVDSLN from the coding sequence ATGAGAAGAATTAGTTTATTGGGGGCATCCGGATCTATTGGAACGCAGACGATAGATGTTATTAATACGCATCAAGAGGAATTCGCATTAGTTGGTTTATCTGTTGGTCGTAATATAGGGTATCTAAGAGAGGTGCTGGCTAACCATCAACCTAAAATCGTATCTGTCCAAAATAAAGAAGATGCACAAACGTTAGCAATGGAATACCCAAAGACTCACTTTACTTATGGTTCTGAAGGGTTGATTGAGGTAGCTACCGAAGAAACAGCGGATGTTTTAGTGAATGCAGTGATTGGTAGTGTTGGCCTAGAGCCGACACTCCAAGCTATTGAAGCAGGGAAAGTGATCGCTTTAGCTAATAAGGAAACACTTGTTACTGCTGGTCATCTTGTCATGAATGCTGCAAGAGAAAAAGGTGTACCCGTTCTACCAATTGACAGTGAGCATTCAGCTATCTATCAGTGTTTAAACGGAGAGAATCCAAAAGATGTAGAACGGTTAGTTATTACAGCTTCAGGTGGAAGCTTTAGAGATCTCAATAGATCTCAATTAGCGAATGTGACAGTTGAGGACGCTTTAAATCATCCTAACTGGTCTATGGGATCGAAAATCACAATTGATTCAGCGACAATGATGAATAAAGGATTAGAAGTTATTGAAGCGCACTGGCTCTTTGATTTACCTTATCAAAAGATTGATTGCTTACTTCATAAGGAAAGTATCATTCACTCTATGGTTGAGTTTCACGACGGCTCTGTAATGGCTCAATTAGGTACACCAGATATGAGAGTGCCTATTCAATATGCATTAACGTATCCAAAGAGATTGAGTCTGCCTCAAACGAAGAGATTAAGGCTCGAGGAATATCAAACGCTTCATTTTAAACAAATGGACTTTGAACGATATCATGCTTTGCAGTTAGCGTATGAAGCTGGTAAAATCGGTGGAACGATGACAACCGTATTAAATGCCGCTAATGAAGTTGCAGTAGCACAATTTCTTAACAAACAGATCTCTTTCCTTCAAATTGAAGAAGTGATTGAGAAAGCAATGAATCGTCACAATGTGATAAATGAGCCAACACTAGAACAAATTCAAGAGGTTGACGTAGAGACGAGACGCTATGTCGATAGCCTTAACTAA